A region from the Inhella inkyongensis genome encodes:
- the fabD gene encoding ACP S-malonyltransferase, whose product MTAAFAFVFPGQGSQAVGMLDAWGDHPAVRATLAEASEALGLDMAALIQQGPKEQLDLTTNTQPVMLTAGVACYRAWVQETGLTPVAAAGHSLGEYSALVAAGVLTLAQALPLVRLRAQAMQEAVPVGQGGMAAILGLEAEAVKAGCAQAREASGEVVEAVNFNDPKQTVIAGSKAGVEKGMEVLKAAGAKRALPLPVSAPFHSSLMKPAAERLRQALSVLELQAPAFAVVNNVDVAAPSDAAALRDALYRQAYQPVRWVEVIQALKARGLGHVIECGPGKVLAGMVKRIDAGLLTTTICDPSSLAEARALLEQNPGA is encoded by the coding sequence ATGACTGCAGCATTTGCTTTTGTTTTCCCGGGTCAGGGCTCGCAGGCCGTCGGCATGCTGGATGCCTGGGGCGACCACCCCGCTGTACGCGCGACTTTGGCCGAGGCCAGCGAGGCGCTCGGCCTGGACATGGCCGCTTTGATTCAACAGGGTCCCAAGGAGCAGTTGGACCTGACCACCAACACCCAGCCGGTGATGTTGACGGCCGGTGTGGCCTGCTACCGCGCATGGGTGCAGGAGACCGGGCTCACGCCAGTGGCCGCCGCCGGCCATTCGCTGGGGGAGTACAGCGCGCTGGTGGCTGCCGGCGTGCTGACCCTGGCCCAGGCCCTGCCGCTGGTGCGCCTGCGTGCCCAAGCCATGCAGGAGGCCGTGCCCGTAGGGCAGGGCGGCATGGCTGCCATCTTGGGGCTGGAGGCCGAAGCCGTGAAGGCCGGGTGCGCCCAGGCCCGCGAAGCCAGCGGCGAGGTGGTGGAAGCCGTTAACTTCAACGACCCCAAGCAGACCGTGATCGCGGGCAGCAAGGCCGGTGTCGAGAAGGGCATGGAGGTCTTGAAGGCGGCCGGTGCCAAGCGCGCGCTGCCGCTGCCGGTGTCGGCCCCGTTCCACAGCAGCTTGATGAAGCCGGCGGCCGAGCGCCTGCGTCAGGCCTTGTCCGTACTGGAACTCCAGGCGCCAGCCTTTGCCGTGGTCAACAACGTCGATGTGGCCGCGCCCTCCGATGCGGCCGCACTGCGCGACGCGCTCTATCGCCAGGCCTATCAGCCGGTGCGCTGGGTCGAAGTGATTCAGGCGCTGAAGGCGCGCGGCCTTGGCCATGTGATCGAGTGCGGTCCGGGCAAGGTGTTGGCCGGCATGGTCAAGCGCATCGACGCTGGCCTGCTGACGACCACGATTTGCGACCCCTCCAGCCTGGCCGAGGCCCGTGCTCTGCTGGAACAGAACCCTGGAGCCTGA
- a CDS encoding beta-ketoacyl-ACP synthase III, protein MNLTSLPRFARVLGTGSYLPERRVSNADLAAELAADGVETSDDWITERTGIKARHFAAADQNTSDLALPAAQAALQAAGIGADQLDLIIVATTTPDMVFPSTACLLQAKLGVAGCAAFDVQAVCSGFLYALSVADAMIRAGQARHALVIGAEVFSRLLDFKDRTTCVLFGDGAGAVVLGASEEPGILATALHADGAQAEVLCVPGSVKGGHVTGHPVVRMDGQAVFKLAVSALDKVAREVIERAGMKAEQIDWLIPHQANLRIMKGTAKKLGLPEERMVVTVQEHGNTSAASVPLALDQAVRSGQIQRGQNLLLEGVGGGFTWGAALLAY, encoded by the coding sequence ATGAACCTGACTTCACTGCCGCGCTTTGCGCGTGTTCTGGGCACCGGCAGCTATTTGCCTGAGCGCCGTGTTTCCAATGCCGATTTGGCCGCCGAACTGGCCGCTGATGGGGTGGAAACCTCGGATGACTGGATCACCGAGCGCACTGGGATCAAGGCGCGTCACTTTGCGGCGGCCGATCAAAACACCAGCGATCTGGCGCTGCCGGCTGCCCAAGCCGCATTGCAGGCGGCGGGCATCGGGGCCGATCAGCTTGATCTGATCATCGTGGCCACCACCACGCCGGACATGGTTTTCCCCTCCACTGCCTGCCTGTTGCAGGCCAAGCTGGGCGTGGCCGGCTGCGCGGCTTTTGACGTGCAAGCGGTTTGCTCTGGCTTTCTGTACGCCCTGTCGGTGGCGGACGCCATGATCCGTGCCGGCCAGGCCCGGCATGCCTTGGTGATCGGCGCTGAGGTGTTTTCTCGCCTGCTGGACTTCAAGGACCGCACCACCTGCGTTCTGTTTGGTGACGGTGCTGGGGCCGTGGTGCTCGGCGCCTCCGAAGAGCCTGGCATCCTGGCTACCGCCTTGCATGCCGATGGGGCGCAGGCCGAGGTTCTCTGTGTGCCTGGGTCCGTCAAAGGCGGGCATGTGACGGGTCACCCGGTGGTGCGCATGGATGGTCAGGCGGTGTTCAAACTGGCCGTCTCGGCGCTCGACAAAGTGGCGCGAGAGGTCATTGAGCGCGCCGGCATGAAGGCCGAGCAGATTGATTGGCTGATCCCGCACCAAGCCAATCTGCGCATCATGAAAGGCACGGCCAAGAAGCTGGGCCTGCCCGAAGAGCGCATGGTGGTGACGGTGCAAGAGCACGGCAACACTTCTGCGGCCTCTGTGCCGTTGGCTTTGGACCAAGCGGTGCGCAGTGGCCAGATTCAGCGCGGCCAAAACCTGTTGCTTGAGGGCGTGGGGGGCGGCTTCACCTGGGGCGCGGCCCTGCTGGCCTATTGA
- a CDS encoding phage virion morphogenesis protein: MIRISSTQPSPNPLEQLLKRLADVRPAMEAIGAEMESRVANRFETRTDPSGSSWAPWAPSTAAAYPKNGRGQLLERHGDMLSSLSWQADSTSVLIGFGAAASHKGDVYAIYHEFGTAHMPRRGLLTADPDAGTLAPDDVAAIDQLLRDHFLG, encoded by the coding sequence ATGATCAGGATCTCTTCAACCCAGCCGAGCCCAAACCCACTTGAGCAACTGCTGAAGCGGCTGGCGGATGTGCGGCCCGCCATGGAGGCGATTGGTGCGGAGATGGAAAGCCGTGTGGCCAATCGGTTCGAGACCCGCACCGATCCTTCCGGTTCTTCCTGGGCACCTTGGGCACCATCAACAGCCGCCGCCTATCCCAAGAATGGCCGAGGCCAGCTTCTGGAGCGCCACGGTGACATGCTGAGCAGCTTGAGCTGGCAGGCCGATTCCACGAGCGTGCTGATTGGCTTTGGCGCCGCCGCCAGCCACAAGGGTGACGTGTACGCGATCTATCACGAGTTCGGCACCGCCCACATGCCCCGTCGCGGTCTACTTACCGCCGACCCAGACGCTGGGACACTGGCACCCGACGACGTCGCCGCAATCGATCAACTGCTGCGCGATCATTTCCTGGGCTGA
- the acpP gene encoding acyl carrier protein codes for MSDIEARVKKIVAEQLGVPEADVTNEKAFVADLGADSLDTVELVMALEDEFGIEIPDDEAEKITTVQLAIDYAVKAQKA; via the coding sequence ATGAGCGATATCGAAGCCCGCGTCAAAAAGATCGTTGCCGAACAACTCGGCGTGCCTGAAGCGGACGTGACCAATGAAAAGGCCTTCGTGGCCGATCTGGGCGCTGACTCGCTCGATACCGTGGAGCTGGTGATGGCCCTGGAAGACGAGTTCGGCATCGAGATCCCTGACGATGAAGCCGAGAAAATCACCACGGTGCAGTTGGCCATCGACTACGCCGTCAAGGCCCAGAAGGCCTGA
- a CDS encoding phage head morphogenesis protein, translated as MSDAQAFAALHKLTPVQAMQYLAGRTERTLTYSWQDLWQEEHAQQFTVSRLARADLLADLQRLITEAVDGDLSRSGFELDAKQLLSRAGWWGEKHVLDPVSGERQVTRFDPARLKLIFDTNTRMAYAAGQWERIQRTKRTHPYLRYVTAADDRVRPAHRAWNGVTLPVDDHFWRSHMPPNGWRCRCRVVAVNQRDYDRGTTPGGRPMRKTAVDLGEREWVNKRTGVVERVPVGVDPGFGYNPGVARAEGVQKAASDKLAALSFDVATKLRDDLEGAP; from the coding sequence ATGAGCGACGCCCAGGCCTTCGCGGCCTTGCACAAACTGACGCCCGTCCAGGCTATGCAGTACTTGGCCGGTCGCACCGAACGGACGCTGACCTATTCATGGCAGGACCTTTGGCAGGAAGAACATGCGCAGCAGTTCACCGTGAGCCGACTAGCCCGTGCGGACCTGCTGGCGGACCTGCAGCGGCTGATAACCGAGGCCGTGGATGGCGATCTTTCACGCAGTGGCTTCGAACTTGATGCCAAGCAGCTTCTGTCTCGCGCTGGGTGGTGGGGCGAGAAGCACGTGCTTGACCCAGTGAGCGGTGAGCGCCAGGTCACCCGCTTTGATCCTGCCCGACTCAAGCTGATCTTCGACACCAACACCCGAATGGCCTATGCGGCTGGACAGTGGGAGCGAATTCAGCGGACCAAGCGCACCCACCCCTATCTGCGCTATGTGACGGCTGCAGATGATCGGGTGCGGCCGGCGCACCGGGCGTGGAACGGCGTGACGCTTCCAGTCGATGACCACTTCTGGCGCAGCCATATGCCGCCCAATGGCTGGCGCTGCCGCTGCCGAGTGGTGGCCGTCAACCAGCGAGACTACGACAGGGGAACGACGCCCGGTGGTAGGCCAATGCGCAAGACGGCCGTGGACTTGGGCGAGCGAGAGTGGGTCAACAAGCGCACCGGGGTGGTGGAGCGAGTGCCGGTGGGGGTCGATCCCGGCTTTGGCTACAACCCCGGCGTGGCCCGCGCCGAAGGTGTACAGAAGGCCGCGTCGGACAAACTGGCGGCCTTGTCTTTCGATGTGGCTACCAAGCTGCGTGATGACCTGGAGGGCGCGCCATGA
- the fabF gene encoding beta-ketoacyl-ACP synthase II translates to MSRRRVVVTGLGLISPVGNTVSEGWANILAGRSGIATVSRFDASNLACQFAGEVKGFKVEDYISAKEARSMDTFIHYGLAAGMQAVQDAGLPTGEALSEAQAERIGCLVGSGIGGLPMIEETQTELLNRGPRRVSPFFVPASIINMISGHLSIKLGFQGPNLAVVTACTTGLHSIGVAARLIQAGDADVMVAGGAESTVSPLGIGGFAAARALSTRNDDPASASRPWDKGRDGFVLGEGAGVLVLESLEHAQARGARIYAELIGFGMGADAYHMTAPNVDGPRRSMQAALRDAGLNADEVQYLNAHGTSTPLGDANETNAIKKAFGEHAKNMVVSSTKSMTGHLLGGAGGIESVFTVLALRDQIAPPTINLQDPDPECDLDYCANQAREMRIEVAAKNNFGFGGTNGTLLFKRFQ, encoded by the coding sequence ATGAGCCGTCGTCGCGTCGTTGTCACCGGGTTGGGTCTGATTTCGCCAGTGGGCAATACGGTGTCGGAGGGCTGGGCCAACATCCTGGCCGGTCGCTCGGGCATTGCCACTGTCAGTCGTTTTGATGCCAGCAATCTGGCCTGCCAGTTCGCCGGCGAGGTCAAGGGCTTCAAGGTGGAGGACTACATCTCCGCCAAAGAGGCTCGCAGCATGGATACCTTCATCCATTACGGCTTGGCGGCGGGCATGCAGGCGGTTCAAGACGCAGGCCTGCCCACGGGCGAGGCCTTGAGCGAGGCCCAGGCCGAGCGCATCGGTTGCCTGGTCGGCTCGGGCATCGGTGGTCTGCCGATGATTGAAGAGACGCAGACCGAGTTGCTCAATCGCGGCCCGCGTCGCGTATCGCCCTTCTTTGTGCCGGCGTCGATCATCAACATGATCTCCGGCCACTTGTCGATCAAGCTGGGCTTTCAGGGCCCCAATCTGGCGGTGGTGACGGCTTGCACGACTGGTTTGCACAGCATCGGCGTGGCGGCACGTTTGATTCAAGCCGGCGATGCGGATGTGATGGTGGCCGGCGGTGCAGAGTCCACCGTTTCGCCCTTGGGCATTGGTGGCTTCGCGGCCGCCCGCGCCCTTTCCACCCGCAACGATGACCCGGCCAGTGCCTCGCGCCCCTGGGACAAGGGCCGCGATGGCTTTGTGCTGGGTGAGGGCGCCGGTGTTCTGGTGTTGGAAAGCCTGGAACATGCTCAGGCTCGTGGCGCGCGCATCTATGCCGAGTTGATCGGTTTCGGCATGGGCGCTGACGCCTACCACATGACCGCGCCCAATGTGGACGGCCCCCGGCGCTCCATGCAGGCGGCCCTGCGCGACGCCGGTCTGAACGCTGATGAGGTGCAGTATCTGAACGCCCATGGCACCTCGACGCCGCTGGGTGACGCCAACGAGACCAATGCCATCAAGAAGGCTTTTGGTGAGCATGCCAAGAACATGGTCGTCAGCTCCACCAAGTCCATGACCGGGCATCTGCTGGGTGGCGCGGGCGGCATCGAGTCGGTGTTCACCGTGCTGGCGCTGCGCGACCAGATCGCACCGCCGACCATCAATCTGCAGGACCCGGATCCCGAGTGCGATCTGGACTACTGCGCCAACCAGGCGCGCGAGATGCGCATCGAGGTGGCGGCCAAGAACAACTTCGGCTTTGGTGGCACCAACGGCACCCTGCTGTTCAAGCGCTTTCAGTAA
- the fabG gene encoding 3-oxoacyl-ACP reductase FabG, with amino-acid sequence MRNPTSIALVTGASRGIGAAIAQTLAEQGHKVFGTATTADGAERITAALAPWGGQGLALNVNDAAACEAVVDRLVKEQGGLHVLVNNAGITRDTLALRLKDEDWDAVLDTNLKAVFRMCRLVIKPMMKQRMGRIISITSVVGASGNPGQANYAAAKAGLAGMSRALAREVGSRGITVNCVAPGFIATDMTAALPEAQQAALLAQIPLARLGEAKEVAAAVAFLAGSGGGYVTGSELHVNGGMYMC; translated from the coding sequence ATGAGGAATCCGACTTCCATAGCCCTGGTCACGGGCGCCAGCCGCGGCATTGGCGCGGCCATCGCCCAGACCTTGGCCGAGCAAGGCCACAAGGTCTTCGGCACTGCCACCACGGCCGATGGCGCCGAGCGCATCACGGCTGCTCTCGCGCCTTGGGGCGGCCAGGGCCTGGCCTTGAATGTGAACGACGCGGCGGCCTGTGAGGCCGTTGTCGATCGCTTGGTCAAGGAGCAGGGCGGCCTTCATGTGCTGGTGAACAATGCTGGCATCACCCGGGACACCCTGGCCCTGCGCCTCAAGGATGAGGACTGGGACGCCGTGCTGGATACCAACCTGAAGGCCGTGTTCCGCATGTGCCGTCTGGTCATCAAGCCCATGATGAAGCAGCGCATGGGCCGGATCATCTCCATCACCTCGGTGGTGGGCGCCTCGGGCAACCCTGGGCAGGCCAATTACGCCGCCGCCAAGGCAGGACTGGCCGGCATGAGCCGCGCACTGGCGCGCGAGGTGGGCAGCCGTGGCATCACCGTGAACTGCGTGGCGCCGGGCTTCATTGCTACCGACATGACCGCGGCCCTGCCCGAGGCGCAGCAGGCCGCCTTGCTGGCGCAGATCCCGCTGGCCCGCCTGGGTGAGGCCAAGGAAGTGGCGGCTGCTGTGGCCTTCCTGGCCGGCTCCGGCGGCGGCTATGTGACGGGCAGCGAGCTGCACGTCAACGGTGGCATGTATATGTGCTGA